AATCTCGGCGCAGGTGTAAATGCGCCCGCGCTCTGTTGCCTGCGTCAGGGCCAGCGGCCCATGCTGCGGATTATGCACATCGCCCGCGGGCCAGAGCGCAATCGCGCGGGCCAGATCCTCGGGCGTCATCTTGTCCGCCTCGCCCACAAGGCTTAGCTTGGCCCCGCCGGTGAAAAACTCGGGCGCGTTGCATTCATCGGTGTGGATATGCGCCAGCGGCGTGCAAAACACCGTCTGCCAGGGCTCGGACAGCGTGGCCAATGCCAGCGCATTGGCCGCTGTGCCGGTGGCCACCAGATAAACGCTGGCTTGCGGGGCCTCGAACACATCGCGCAGCCGGTCTCGCACCTCGTTCATCGGTGCGTCTGTGCCATAAGAGGGCATATGCCCGATATTGACCTCCGCCATCGCCTGCATCACGCCGGGCAATGCCGGGCCGGAATTGTCAGAGGCGAATTGCATCAGAGCGGCTCCTCGATGATGTGATCTTCCCAATCCTCTTCGGGCACCTCGAATTCGGGCAGGGTGCGGTGCCGCATCGACACGCCCGCCTCATGCACGCTGTTCGCATCCCCGGAAATCAGCGGGTGCCAGTCAAACAGCGGCTTGCCCAGATACAGCAGCTTGTAAGCGCAGGTTTCCGGCAGCCAATAGGCATGGCTTTCAATCGTATGCGGCTTGAGCGTGATGCATTCGGGCACGAATTGATGCCGGATCGGATATTGCGCACAGAGACAACTGGTGTCGTCAAACAGACGACAGGCCACGCGGGTAAAGGCCACCTCGCCGCTCTCCTCATCCTCCAGCTTGTTCATGCAGCATTTGCCGCACCCATCGCACAGCGCCTCCCATTCCGCGCGCGTCATGCGGTCAAGGCGGGTTGTCTCCCAATAGCGCGGGCGCAATCCGCTGCGATTGATAGGCTCACTCATAATGCGGCCAAAACGCTGCGAGCGCGCAGGCAATCGGCATCCATCTGCGCGATGAATGCTTCCAGGCTGTCGAATGTGGCCTCGGGGCGCAGGTATTCTATCAGCCCGACCGACAGGTTGGCCCCATAAAGATCGCCGGTAAAGTCAAAGATGAAGGTCTCGATATTGGCCTCTTCGCCCTGAAACATCGGCCGCACGCCCAGTGAGGCCGCGCCGTGATACTGCCCCTTATGCGGCCCATCCAGCACATCGACCAGCACCGCATAAATCCCGAACTTGGGCGGATGCAGCCCCTTGATCGACATATTGGCCGTGGGATAGCCCAGCGTGCGCCCCCGCTGCTCGCCGCCAATCACCGGCCCGTCGATCCGGTGCCAATGGCCCAGCATGGCCGCAGCGGCGCGTGGCGCGCCTTCGCTCAGCGCGGCACGGATCGCGGTCGAGGACACTTGCCCGCTTTCGCCCTCCAACAGCGTGGCGATGGTCACGCCAAACCCCATCTCGTCGCCAAACTCTTGCAGTATTGCGGCATTGCCCGCCCGTCCCTTGCCAAAACAGAAATCCGACCCCACCACCACATGCTTCAGGCCCAGCCCATCACGAATGACATTTTCCGCAAAGGCGCGCGGGCTCAGCGCCGCCAGACCCGCGTTGAACTTGATCTCATAAAGCCGCTCAACCCCCAGCTTTTGCAGCCGATGCGCCCGCGCTTCGCGGCCCATGAGGCGAAAGGGGGGCGCGTCAGGCGCAAAATACTCGCGCGGATGCGGCTCGAATGTCAGGATACCCAAAGGCGCACCGATGCGCTCTCCCGCCGCGCGCGCCAGTTCGATCACCGACCGATGGCCAATATGGACACCATCGAAATTGCCGATGGCGACGCTCGCGCCCCGGTCGGCGTCGGTGACATAGGTGTAATCACGGATGATACGCATGGCCAGAGGGGTAGCGCCGCAGCGCCGCCGGTGCAAGAGCGTTCAAGCGCTGCGCGGGCGGCGCAACGCAGTGGCAAGATAGACCAGCACGAGACCAAGCGCGCTGCCCAACAGAAAGAGCACCAGCGCAGCGCCCATCGGCGGCAGCGGTATCATCCCCGCCAGCAGCCCCGGCAAATCCCCTGTCACCACGACCCATCCCATCGTCGCCCCGAACCAGCCCAGCACCATCGCCACCGCTGCCCCCAGCACCCCCTGCAACCCGGCGCGCCGCCCGCGCAATCCCCGCCGAAGCGCGGTCACAGGCCGTGACAGGTCTTGCCCGATGGCCAAAAGGGCAGGCACCACCAACAGCACCAAAATCATGCCAAAGGCCAAACCGTAAACCAGCGTGATGACCGTAGGTTTCAGGAATTGCGCCTGTGTGGATCGTTCAAAAAGCAGCGGGGCCAGCCCCAGAACCGTCGTCAGCGTGGTCAGCACCACCGCGCGCAGCCGGTCGGCGGTGCCCTCGATAATCGCCGGGATCAGCCCGCGCGTCTTGGCATGCTCGTCTATCGACGTGACCAAAACGATGGAATCGTTGATGATGATGCCCGTCATGCCCAGCAATCCCACCACTGTGAACATCGACAGCGGCACGTCCCATTGCGCATGGCCCCAGATCGTGCCCACCAGACCAAAGGGGATGATCGCCATCACCACCATGGGCCGGGTCCAACTGGCAAAGACCAGCGAGAGCACCAGATACACCCCCAAAAGGGTTGCCATCAGCCCCAGCCGCGCATCGGCCATGAATTCATTTTCTTGCTCATTCAGCCCCGCCAGCCGGTATTCCACCTGATAGCGCGCCGCGACATCGGGCAGGATTTCCGCCTCCAGCGCGCGGGAAATCTCGGCGGCGCGCGCGGGGTCATCCTCGGAGATATCGCCCGTCACCGTCACCAGCCGTAGGCCGTTTTCCCGCCGGACCGAGGCAAAGCCGGTGCGCGCCTCAACGCTGACCACATCGACCAGCGGCACATATTGCCCGCCCGGCGTGCGCAATTGCATCCGCTCCAGAAAATCGGCGGTCAACTCGCCCTCGGGCAGTTCAACCCGCACCTCTGCCGACCGTGGCCCGTCCGGGTAGGTGGCGGCCTCGATCCCGCTCACCCGGTTGCGCAGGGTTTGCCCCAAATCGTCGATGGTAAAGCCAAGCGCGGACCCCTGCGGTGTCAGGTCCAAAATCAACTCGGCCTTGTCATAGGCGAGCGAATCCTCCAGCCCCGACACCTCCGGATACCGCGCCAATGCCGCCTTCAGCGCTTCGGCGGCGGATTTGAGCTGCTCCGCCTCCGCGCCATAAAGCTGGATATCCAGCGCATCGCCCCCCGGCCCCGCCCGCGATCCGCGAAAGCTCAGCGTTTCGGTCAGGGGATGCTGCACCACCCGCTCTTGCAGATCGGCGACAAAGGCGAAACTGGAATAGGGCCGCAGATCGGCATCAATCAACTCGATGGAAATCCCCCCCTGCAAATCCGCCTCGCGCGTGTCCGACCCCGAAAGCCCGCGCCCCGCAGCGCCGCCCAATTGCGCTACCACATAGGCAAGCGGGTTTGCCCCATGCTCGGCCTCATACTCCGCGCCCAACTCCTCGGCGGCGCGCTGCAACGCGCGCATCTGTGCCAGCGTATCCTCGCGCGTGGCCCCCGGCAGCATGGCAAAATTGCCCGTGACACTGCCCTGCTCGGGCGCGTTGAAAAACCGCCATGTCACATCGCCGCGCACGAAACTCGCCACTTGCGTGGCCAACAGCAGTACCGCCGCCGCCAACACCGCATAGCGGCCCCGGATCACCCAGCCAATGAGGGGGCGAAAGGCACGGTCGCGAAACACGCGGAACCCCCGGTTCACCACCCGGCTTGGAATGTCATACCAATGCTCGCGGGCGGAGTGGGCCAGCGCATGGGCCATATGGTTGGGCAGGATCAGGAAACACTCGATCAGGCTCGCCACCAGCACGGCAATCACAGTAAAGGGAATGTCATAGATCAGATCCCCGAACCGCCCGCCAATCACCGCCAGCCCGAAAAACGCAATCAGCGTGGTCAGCGTGGCGGCAAAGACCGGCAGCGCCATGCGCGCGGCGGCACGCTCCGCCGCAACCATCGGCGGCTCGCGCAGGCGACGATGCCGCGCATCGGCATGTTCGCCCACCACGATGGCATCATCCACCACGATCCCCAGCGTGATGATCAAGGCGAACAGCGAAATCATGTTGAGCGTCAGACCGGCCGCGTACATGAACGCCATCGCCGCCAGCATCGCCACCGGAATCCCCGCCGCCACCCAGAATGCGGTGCGGGCATTGAGGAACAAAAACAGCAGCCCCACCACCAGCGCCAAACCCGTCAGCGCATTTTCCACCAGCATCGCAATCCGGCCGGAAATCGCCTCGGCCCGCGTGCGGATCAGGTCGATGCTCACGCCCTCGGGCAGGGTGTCGGCCATGCGGTCAGCCACCCGCTGCACCTCGGCCTGAATATCGAGCGCATCGCCCCGCGCAGAGCGGTCCACCCGCACGCTCATCGCCGGGGCCTCGCCCACATAATAGGCCAGTGCCCGCGTCGCGCCCTCAACCCGCACCCGGCCCACATCGCCCACTGTCAGCGCGCTGCCATCGGGGGCAATCCGCAGGGTGATCGCGGCAATATCGCGGGCGCTGCGTTTCTGCGTGCCGGTGCGCAGGCGCGTATTGGCCCCGGTCATATCCCCTGCCGGATCGGTGGTGATCTCGGCGGCGATAGCGGCGGCAATCTCGGCCATGGTGATGTCGTGGGCAATCAACGCTTGCCCCGGCACCTCGATCACC
The nucleotide sequence above comes from Roseovarius mucosus. Encoded proteins:
- a CDS encoding bifunctional riboflavin kinase/FAD synthetase, producing the protein MRIIRDYTYVTDADRGASVAIGNFDGVHIGHRSVIELARAAGERIGAPLGILTFEPHPREYFAPDAPPFRLMGREARAHRLQKLGVERLYEIKFNAGLAALSPRAFAENVIRDGLGLKHVVVGSDFCFGKGRAGNAAILQEFGDEMGFGVTIATLLEGESGQVSSTAIRAALSEGAPRAAAAMLGHWHRIDGPVIGGEQRGRTLGYPTANMSIKGLHPPKFGIYAVLVDVLDGPHKGQYHGAASLGVRPMFQGEEANIETFIFDFTGDLYGANLSVGLIEYLRPEATFDSLEAFIAQMDADCLRARSVLAAL
- a CDS encoding YcgN family cysteine cluster protein, with amino-acid sequence MSEPINRSGLRPRYWETTRLDRMTRAEWEALCDGCGKCCMNKLEDEESGEVAFTRVACRLFDDTSCLCAQYPIRHQFVPECITLKPHTIESHAYWLPETCAYKLLYLGKPLFDWHPLISGDANSVHEAGVSMRHRTLPEFEVPEEDWEDHIIEEPL
- a CDS encoding efflux RND transporter permease subunit; the encoded protein is MAGLISWFTRHRTAANLLLVLMVALGLMALPKMRAQFFPDVVIDNVSVSVAWEGASAEDVDGGIVQVLEPALLAVEGVEAATSLSRENSALVTLEFEPGWDMGRAADEVQAALDIITTLPEEADEPVVRRGAWRDQVTDVVITGPVGTEQLARLADELVTRLFDAGVTRTTIEGVAAPETVIEVPGQALIAHDITMAEIAAAIAAEITTDPAGDMTGANTRLRTGTQKRSARDIAAITLRIAPDGSALTVGDVGRVRVEGATRALAYYVGEAPAMSVRVDRSARGDALDIQAEVQRVADRMADTLPEGVSIDLIRTRAEAISGRIAMLVENALTGLALVVGLLFLFLNARTAFWVAAGIPVAMLAAMAFMYAAGLTLNMISLFALIITLGIVVDDAIVVGEHADARHRRLREPPMVAAERAAARMALPVFAATLTTLIAFFGLAVIGGRFGDLIYDIPFTVIAVLVASLIECFLILPNHMAHALAHSAREHWYDIPSRVVNRGFRVFRDRAFRPLIGWVIRGRYAVLAAAVLLLATQVASFVRGDVTWRFFNAPEQGSVTGNFAMLPGATREDTLAQMRALQRAAEELGAEYEAEHGANPLAYVVAQLGGAAGRGLSGSDTREADLQGGISIELIDADLRPYSSFAFVADLQERVVQHPLTETLSFRGSRAGPGGDALDIQLYGAEAEQLKSAAEALKAALARYPEVSGLEDSLAYDKAELILDLTPQGSALGFTIDDLGQTLRNRVSGIEAATYPDGPRSAEVRVELPEGELTADFLERMQLRTPGGQYVPLVDVVSVEARTGFASVRRENGLRLVTVTGDISEDDPARAAEISRALEAEILPDVAARYQVEYRLAGLNEQENEFMADARLGLMATLLGVYLVLSLVFASWTRPMVVMAIIPFGLVGTIWGHAQWDVPLSMFTVVGLLGMTGIIINDSIVLVTSIDEHAKTRGLIPAIIEGTADRLRAVVLTTLTTVLGLAPLLFERSTQAQFLKPTVITLVYGLAFGMILVLLVVPALLAIGQDLSRPVTALRRGLRGRRAGLQGVLGAAVAMVLGWFGATMGWVVVTGDLPGLLAGMIPLPPMGAALVLFLLGSALGLVLVYLATALRRPRSA